The proteins below are encoded in one region of Panulirus ornatus isolate Po-2019 chromosome 31, ASM3632096v1, whole genome shotgun sequence:
- the LOC139758650 gene encoding uncharacterized protein: protein MILMTKQPIQAAATNREKGKMADDLTCAVCSEAYAAGNREPVMLPVCGHTFCRLCLFHVEGSSSFNCPTCRAAHAGPSVVRLPTVYALLNLAESYRKSNRSKCSEHGSTLEFWCRECREPLCGHCLLGSHVREGHQVVKAKTFVDEKSKEISTRGAQLEKSIKDKKVTLVNNIKNLITRITICAEESELLNTSVEKAYGILKDNVKASSIESVLVSSSMMDSVVMELHKLSLISSFREENGGRTRCKSRTETEVIQGLDRQESISEVEWQVLPVEETEQTAPPKEQEQEAAAARGISRVASLENSREANLPEEHAPAGQASNRNENPSNSSIGAVGGDQHDTPKRNETPWPLKCCVITSEGRNGRLKWENNSIHMYALAELTDAHLMFHMSLLQSLIPSDKPEVFMDLRVDGRILGRIYIRLQGHLRRAQHFLALCLGTLGPSYRGSKFHGVAKRGAPGETLAGGRYVTPEGTSGKGLMKDLEWGGKCMQEKAVGRVVGASGGKSELDAFFHICTRDHEGNKFACSFGQVVSGMEVVHSAVRQMNCAKSVIIADTGVTIPSLLRQQ, encoded by the exons ATGATTCTCATGACAAAACAGCCAATTCAAGCCGCTGCAACTAACAGAGAAAAAG GGAAAATGGCGGATGACTTGACCTGCGCCGTATGCTCTGAAGCATATGCTGCTGGCAACCGCGAACCCGTGATGCTGCCCGTGTGCGGCCACACTTTCTGCAGGCTGTGCCTCTTCCATGTAGAAGGTTCCAGCAGCTTTAACTGTCCCACCTGTAGAGCAGCACATGCGGGACCCTCCGTGGTACGCCTTCCCACTGTCTACGCCCTTCTTAACTTAGCCGAAAGTTATAGAAAGTCTAAC AGAAGTAAATGCAGTGAACATGGGTCGACGCTGGAATTCTGGTGTCGCGAGTGTCGGGAGCCGTTGTGTGGACACTGTCTATTAGGCTCGCATGTCAGGGAGGGACACCAGGTGGTGAAGGCCAAAACATTTGTCGATGAGAAGAGCAAGGAAATCAGCACCCGCGGAGCACAACTAGAGAAGAGCATCAAAGACAAGAAGGTTACACTTGTCAACAACATAAAGAACCTCATCACACGGATCACCATCTGCGCCGAGGAGAGCGAGTTGCTTAACACTTCGGTTGAGAAGGCATACGGGATCTTGAAGGATAATGTAAAAGCGTCCAGTATAGAGTCAGTCCTGGTGTCTTCGTCCATGATggacagtgtggtgatggagcTCCACAAGTTATCGTTAATATCAAGCTTCAGGGAGGAGAATGGAGGCCGGACCAGATGCAAGTCTCGTACAGAAACAGAGGTTATCCAAGGACTTGACCGCCAAGAATCCATCTCTGAGGTGGAGTGGCAGGTGTTGCCAGTGGAGGAGACGGAACAGACGGCTCCTCCAAAGGAACAAGAGCAGGAGGCTGCCGCTGCCCGGGGAATCTCTAGAGTGGCCAGCTTGGAAAACAGTAGGGAAGCAAACTTACCGGAGGAGCATGCACCTGCTGGACAGGCAAGTAACAGAAACGAGAACCCCAGCAACAGCAGTATTGGAGCCGTGGGAGGGGATCAGCATGATACGCCCAAGAGAAATGAAACGCCGTGGCCTCTGAAGTGTTGTGTGATCACCAGTGAGGGTCGCAACGGTAGGCTAAAGTGGGAGAACAACAGCATCCACATGTACGCCCTGGCCGAGCTGACCGACGCTCACTTGATGTTTCAC ATGTCGCTACTACAGTCTCTGATACCTAGTGATAAGCCCGAGGTGTTCATGGATCTACGTGTGGATGGACGCATCCTGGGTCGGATCTACATCCGCCTGCAGGGTCATCTTCGCCGAGCTCAGCACTTCTTAGCGCTGTGCCTGGGCACCCTGGGGCCCTCCTACAGGGGAAGCAAATTTCATGGCGTCGCCAAGAGAGGCGCCCCCGGCGAAACTCTAGCCGGAGGCAGATATGTCACTCCTGAGGGAACCAGTGGCAAGGGACTCATGAAAGATCTCGAATGGGGTGGGAAGTGTATGCAAGAGAAAGCTGTCGGGCGTGTTGTGGGAGCAAGCGGCGGCAAGAGCGAACTCGACGCTTTCTTCCACATTTGTACCCGTGATCATGAAGGGAATAAGTTTGCATGTTCTTTTGGACAAGTGGTGTCAGGGATGGAGGTGGTACATTCAGCTGTCAGGCAAATGAATTGTGCTAAGAGCGTAATTATAGCTGACACTGGGGTAACTATTCCATCACTCTTACGACAGCAGTAG